TGCCGTGGAACAGGCCCTCCAGCCAGCCGACCAGCTGTGCCTGTGCGATCCGTAGCTCGGCGTCGGTCGGGACGGCGTCATCGGTGAACGGCAGCGTGAGCCGCTCGAGCTCCTCGCGCAGCTCGGGGGCGAGGCCCTGTTCCAGCTCGCGCACCGAGGACTTGTGGATCTCCTTGAGTCGGCTGCGGCTGGCGTCGTCGAGCGGAGCCGCGCGCACCTCCTCCAGCAGCTGCTTGATCATGGTGCCGATCCGCATGACCTTCGCGGGTTGCTCGACCATGTCGGCGAGCGATTCGCCGGAATCGTCACTGCCGTCCGAGTCGTCTTTCTTGTCGTCATCGGTCACCACCTGAGCGGTGAAGGGCGCCCCCGATCCGGCCCCCGCTGGGAGGATCAGTGGCCTGCCGTCCGGTCCGACAACGACGATGTGGTCCGGTGCCTCATCCGAGTGCGTCATGACCCCTATCATGTCGCGTTCGCTCCGAACACGCTAAGCGGGTGGCCCCGGCTCCGGGTGGTCGGCCGGGGTT
The DNA window shown above is from Nocardia sp. NBC_01730 and carries:
- a CDS encoding bacterial proteasome activator family protein — encoded protein: MTHSDEAPDHIVVVGPDGRPLILPAGAGSGAPFTAQVVTDDDKKDDSDGSDDSGESLADMVEQPAKVMRIGTMIKQLLEEVRAAPLDDASRSRLKEIHKSSVRELEQGLAPELREELERLTLPFTDDAVPTDAELRIAQAQLVGWLEGLFHGIQTALFAQQMAARAQLEQMRQGALPPGVHAADPRGGHPNHVTGGSGQYL